A single window of Vespa crabro chromosome 23, iyVesCrab1.2, whole genome shotgun sequence DNA harbors:
- the LOC124432021 gene encoding probable V-type proton ATPase subunit D 2, translating into MIEETRVFPTNGSQFMIKSRLNSAEKSYMLLKKKSDILLIHFKEILTELFEKKSLLKEVMREASFSLAEVNYVTGNINNLILQSANKATIKILTRKTIIMGVNIYTYEYYEEGLDPFLYIGLARGRQQVMKVKNNYRKALELLIKLASLQSSFLTLEKHLKVTHRRVNVLRYIIIPRLKSMLIYIISELDEREREEIYRLKKAQAGRRIALKIIKKFSPIQDVNVVLDDIDQDLLF; encoded by the exons ATGATCGAAGAAACACGAGTTTTTCCAACTAATGGATCACAATTTATGATTAAAAGTCGTTTAAACTCGGCGGAAAAGAGTTATAtgcttttgaaaaaaaaatccgatATTTTGTTGAtacattttaaagaaatattaacggaattattcgaaaagaaatctttattaaaagaGGTTATGAGAGAAGCTTCCTTTTCATTGGCCGAAGTTAATTATGTcactggtaatataaacaatttaatattgCAATCGGCAAATAAAGctacgattaaaatattaacacgaAAAACGATCATCATGggtgttaatatttatacttatgAATATTATGAAGAAGGTTTAgatccttttctttatattggTTTAGCCAGAGGAAGACAACAG GTGATGaaggtaaaaaataattatcgaaaagcaTTAGagcttttaattaaattagcaTCCTTACAATCTAGTTTTTTAACATTGGAAAAACATTTAAAAGTAACTCATCGTCGTGTTAACGTACTACGTTATATTATCATTCCACGATTAAAATCTATGCTGATATATATAATCAGTGAATTAGATGAACgcgagagagaggaaatttATAGATTGAAAAAAGCACAAGCTGGTAGAAGGAtagctttaaaaataataaaaaaattttcaccgATCCAAGATGTAAACGTAGTATTAGATGATATTGATCAAGATCTACTCTTTTAA
- the LOC124432013 gene encoding uncharacterized protein LOC124432013, with the protein MESPNIKVSFAENSNKNKNPKNETTPPMSNIMFISDVLAQRINNGTIEVDDTETDDRYWAEKLVALDEEHTKRNKLESKEIEKLFRSVVNYAQSTSSKPCSSEQINVKDCYNNNKCQTLRCNKEVHNFINCVNKMFHKSVSNNDNDIFPFNRKYTYTERFRRGY; encoded by the exons ATGGAATCACCAAATATAAAAGTTTCGTTTGctgaaaattcaaataaaaataagaatccTAAAAATGAAACTACTCCGCCAATGtcaaatattatgtttattagcGATGTTCTGGCTCAACGAATAAACaatg gtACGATAGAGGTAGATGATACTGAAACTGATGATCGATATTGGGCGGAGAAGTTAGTAGCTTTAGATGAGGAACATACAAAAAGGAACAAACTTGaatcaaaagaaatagaaaaacttTTTCGTAGTGTAGTAAATTATGCACAAAGTACAAGCTCTAAACCTTGCTCGTCGGAACAGATAAac GTCAAAgattgttataataacaataaatgtcAAACGCTTCGTTGTAATAAAGAAGTTCACAATTTTATTAACTGcgtaaataaaatgtttcacAAGTCCGttagcaataatgataatgatatctTTCCATTCAACAGAAAGTATACGTACACTGAAAGATTCAGAAGaggatattaa
- the LOC124432059 gene encoding uncharacterized protein LOC124432059: MMKKKSIKLMVLWQLLMIININAKTTQILMKIDAPIDSNSQAINNEESLKSDANNDLLKKGQYFRDLFSEQLSAHEIEFGHVCENPDEWEQRFERKDMKENNYRGKIKWGNKNGEYGEHYWDLNH; the protein is encoded by the exons atgatgaagaaaaaatctataaagtTAATGGTTCTATGGCAacttttaatgattataaatattaacgcaAAAACTACACAAATTCTCATGAAGATTGATGCCCCAA TAGATTCAAATTCACAAGcaataaataatgaagaatCATTAAAAAGCGATGCGAACAatgatttgttaaaaaaagggCAATATTTTAG AGATTTGTTCTCCGAACAATTATCGGCCCATGAAATTGAGTTTGGCCATGTATGCGAAAATCCTGATGAATGGGAGCAACGATTTGAAcgaaaagatatgaaagaaaataattatcgagggaag ATCAAATGGGGAAACAAAAATGGAGAATATGGAGAGCATTATTGGGATTTGAATCattaa
- the LOC124432058 gene encoding calcium uptake protein 1 homolog, mitochondrial isoform X2, whose protein sequence is MLRSTINTILPRGMYSSRNLMPIKICSSHFSYTRQKAIVQTNMEQKRYYQNFGHKRQRMDRHSYLILILGIVLLYTLTAFIEYPRKVKFPKVDAADLLQENDEEEEDKNANTTEQDDHKKKKGKKEKTGFRDRKIIEYENRIRAYSTPDKVFRYFATVKVTSLRGTEIYMTPDDFLRAITPGMKQPDGLGLDQYKKYDPKNIHEKLELALDENSIFYKLGSAGLITFSDYIFLLTVLSTSRRHFEIAFRMFDFNGDGDVDSEEFGKVATLIRQQTSIGNRHRDHANTGNTFKGVNSALTTYFFGPNMKQKLTIEKFLDFQEQLQREILSLEFERRNPDENGKITEVDFTELLLAYAGYSDKKKAKMLKRVKKAFKENPKGINKEEYLKFFHFLNNINDVDTALTFYNIAGASIDQATLKHVAKTVAHVDLSDHVIQVVYTIFDENMDGQLSNREFVAVMKNRVLRGLEKPKDTGFIKLVQSLIKCAKNSYFIQFDK, encoded by the exons atgttaCGTAGTACTATCAATACAATATTACCAAGAGGAATGTATTCTTCACGTAATTTAATGCCCATTAAAATATGTTCATCGCATTTTTCATATACTCGTCAGAAAGCAATTGTACAAACGAATATGGAACAAAAgcgatattatcaaaattttggGCATAAAAGACAACGAATGGATAGACATTCTTACTTGATTCTTATCCTTGGAATAGTTCTGCTGTATACTCTCACCGCTTTTATAga ATATccgagaaaagtaaaatttccAAAAGTAGATGCTGCTGATTTGTTACAAGagaatgatgaagaagaagaagataaaaatgcgAATACCACAGAACAGGAtgatcataaaaagaaaaaaggaaaaaaagaaaagacaggaTTTCGTGATAGAAAG ATAATAGAATATGAAAATAGGATCAGAGCTTATTCAACGCCAGATAAAGTTTTTAGATATTTTGCTACTGTAAAAGTAACTAGTTTAAGAGGTACAGAGATATATATGACACCTGATGATTTCTTAAGAGCTATTACACCTGGCATGAAACAACCAGATG GTCTCGGATTggatcaatataaaaaatatgatccCAAG aatattcatgaaaaattagaattaGCATTGGATGAAAACAGTATCTTTTATAAACTAGGAAGTGCAGGACTTATCACATTTTCTGAttacattttcttattaacaGTGTTATCAA ctTCTAGGCGTCATTTCGAAATAGCATTCAGAATGTTTGATTTTAATGGTGATGGCGATGTAGATTCTGAAGAATTCGGAAAAGTTGCTACGTTAATACGTCAACAAACTAGTATTGGTAATCGTCATAGAGATCATGCTAATACTGGTAACACATTTAag GGTGTAAATTCAGCTTTGACAACTTATTTCTTTGGTCCTAATATGAAACAGAAATTAACAATCGAGAAATTTCTAGACTTTCAGGAACAACtacaaagagaaattttaagTCTTGAG TTTGAGCGCAGAAATCCGGATGAAAATGGTAAAATAACCGAAGTAGATTTTACCGAGTTATTATTAGCATATGCTGGTtattctgataaaaaaaaagcaaaaatgttaaagagagtaaaaaaagc TTTCAAAGAAAATCCAAAAGGAATTAATAAAGAGGAGTATCTCAagttcttccattttttaaataatattaatgatgttGATACGGCAttgacattttataatatagcAGGTGCTTCTATTGATCAAG CTACATTAAAACATGTAGCAAAAACAGTTGCTCATGTAGACTTAAGCGACCATGTTATTCAAgttgtatatacaatatttgatGAAAACA TGGATGGACAACTTAGCAATAGAGAGTTTGTAGCAGTAATGAAAAATAGGGTACTTCGTGGCTTAGAAAAACCAAAAGATACAGGATTTATTAAATTAGTACAATCACTTATTAAATGCGCAAAAAATAGTTACTTTATTCAgttcgataaataa
- the LOC124432058 gene encoding calcium uptake protein 1 homolog, mitochondrial isoform X1: MLRSTINTILPRGMYSSRNLMPIKICSSHFSYTRQKAIVQTNMEQKRYYQNFGHKRQRMDRHSYLILILGIVLLYTLTAFIEYPRKVKFPKVDAADLLQENDEEEEDKNANTTEQDDHKKKKGKKEKTGFRDRKIIEYENRIRHYSTPDKVFRYFATLQLTNNDIHEVLMTPDDFLRSMTPGIKQPDGLGLDQYKKYDPKNIHEKLELALDENSIFYKLGSAGLITFSDYIFLLTVLSTSRRHFEIAFRMFDFNGDGDVDSEEFGKVATLIRQQTSIGNRHRDHANTGNTFKGVNSALTTYFFGPNMKQKLTIEKFLDFQEQLQREILSLEFERRNPDENGKITEVDFTELLLAYAGYSDKKKAKMLKRVKKAFKENPKGINKEEYLKFFHFLNNINDVDTALTFYNIAGASIDQATLKHVAKTVAHVDLSDHVIQVVYTIFDENMDGQLSNREFVAVMKNRVLRGLEKPKDTGFIKLVQSLIKCAKNSYFIQFDK, from the exons atgttaCGTAGTACTATCAATACAATATTACCAAGAGGAATGTATTCTTCACGTAATTTAATGCCCATTAAAATATGTTCATCGCATTTTTCATATACTCGTCAGAAAGCAATTGTACAAACGAATATGGAACAAAAgcgatattatcaaaattttggGCATAAAAGACAACGAATGGATAGACATTCTTACTTGATTCTTATCCTTGGAATAGTTCTGCTGTATACTCTCACCGCTTTTATAga ATATccgagaaaagtaaaatttccAAAAGTAGATGCTGCTGATTTGTTACAAGagaatgatgaagaagaagaagataaaaatgcgAATACCACAGAACAGGAtgatcataaaaagaaaaaaggaaaaaaagaaaagacaggaTTTCGTGATAGAAAG ATAATAGAATATGAAAATCGTATAAGGCATTATTCAACGCCAGATAAAGTCTTCAGATATTTTGCAACACTACAACTGACAAATAATGATATACATGAGGTACTTATGACACCAGAtgatttcttaagatcaatgACACCTGGTATAAAACAACCTGATG GTCTCGGATTggatcaatataaaaaatatgatccCAAG aatattcatgaaaaattagaattaGCATTGGATGAAAACAGTATCTTTTATAAACTAGGAAGTGCAGGACTTATCACATTTTCTGAttacattttcttattaacaGTGTTATCAA ctTCTAGGCGTCATTTCGAAATAGCATTCAGAATGTTTGATTTTAATGGTGATGGCGATGTAGATTCTGAAGAATTCGGAAAAGTTGCTACGTTAATACGTCAACAAACTAGTATTGGTAATCGTCATAGAGATCATGCTAATACTGGTAACACATTTAag GGTGTAAATTCAGCTTTGACAACTTATTTCTTTGGTCCTAATATGAAACAGAAATTAACAATCGAGAAATTTCTAGACTTTCAGGAACAACtacaaagagaaattttaagTCTTGAG TTTGAGCGCAGAAATCCGGATGAAAATGGTAAAATAACCGAAGTAGATTTTACCGAGTTATTATTAGCATATGCTGGTtattctgataaaaaaaaagcaaaaatgttaaagagagtaaaaaaagc TTTCAAAGAAAATCCAAAAGGAATTAATAAAGAGGAGTATCTCAagttcttccattttttaaataatattaatgatgttGATACGGCAttgacattttataatatagcAGGTGCTTCTATTGATCAAG CTACATTAAAACATGTAGCAAAAACAGTTGCTCATGTAGACTTAAGCGACCATGTTATTCAAgttgtatatacaatatttgatGAAAACA TGGATGGACAACTTAGCAATAGAGAGTTTGTAGCAGTAATGAAAAATAGGGTACTTCGTGGCTTAGAAAAACCAAAAGATACAGGATTTATTAAATTAGTACAATCACTTATTAAATGCGCAAAAAATAGTTACTTTATTCAgttcgataaataa
- the LOC124432042 gene encoding coiled-coil domain-containing protein 6 isoform X1: MADRDSASESDSSSIDGGPIMMPPSPISREQLQKRIESLQQHNRVLKVELETYKLRVKALQEENRSLRQASVIIQAKAEQEEEFISNTLLKKIQALKKEKETLAHHYEQEEECLTNDLSRKLNQLRQEKCRLEQTLEQEQECLVNKLMRKIEKLEAETLAKQSNLEQLRREKVELENTLEQEQEALVNKLWKRMDKLEAEKRMLQIKLDQPVSDPTSPREINNGDTATNLSTHIQTLRSEVARLRHTLLISQQEHTEKMQRYVNEEKQIREENLRLQRKLQLEVERREALCRHLSESESSLEMEEERHYNEIVMSGGNIRNRTVSSPVPYNPSPSSSRPLSPGNNVIGSASRENFNTNRCYACGQPTTLPFTSSSPPSGGHIVPPSTRRTSDRFVKPAIPPTIVNTAGPQLTNPTTNTTGSPMDIAKT, translated from the exons ATGGCTGACCGTGATAGCGCATCCGAAAGCGACTCGAGTTCAATCGACGGTGGTCCGATTATGATGCCACCCTCTCCTATTTCTCGTGaacaattacaaaaaagaattgaatcgCTTCAACAACATAATCGTGTTCTTAAAGTAGAACTCGAAACGTATAAATTGCGAGTAAAGGCACTCCAGGAAGAGAATCGTAGCCTTCGTCAAGCTTCTGTCATTATA CAAGCTAAAGcggaacaagaagaagaatttataAGTAATACGTTGTTAAAAAAGATACAGGCGcttaagaaggagaaagaaacgtTAGCTCATCATtatgaacaagaagaagaatgttTAACAAATGATCTGTCCAGAAAATTGAATCAATTACGCCAAGAGAAATGTCGTTTAGAACAAACATtagaacaagaacaagaatGTCTTGTGAACAagttaatgagaaaaatagaaaaattggaGGCAGAAACTCTTGCGAAACAAAGCAATTTGGAACAGTTACGTAGAGAAAAGGTTGAGCTTGAAAATACACTTGAACAAGAGCAAGAAGCTTTGGTTAATAAATTATGGAAACGAATGGACAAGTTGGAAGCAGAGAAAAGAATGCTTCAAATAAAATTGGATCAACCTGTATCAGATCCAACTTCTCCAAGGGAAATTAATAATGGTGATACTGCGACTAATTTAAGTACACATATTCAAACATTAAGAAGTGAGGTTGCACGTTTAAGGCatactttattaatatcacaACAAGAAC ATACGGAAAAAATGCAACGTTATGTTAACGAAGAGAAACAAATACGCGAAGAAAATTTAAGACTgcaaagaaaattacaattaGAAGTAGAACGCCGAGAAGCTTTATGTAGACATTTGTCAGAGTCAGAatctag tttggaaatggaagaagaacGTCATTATAATGAAATCGTAATGTCGGGTGGAAATATAAGAAATCGCACGGTTTCTAGTCCCGTCCCGTATAATCCTTCGCCTAGTTCTTCTAGGCCACTCAGTCCAG GTAATAATGTAATAGGTTCAGCATCACGAGAAAATTTCAATACTAATCGGTGTTATGCGTGTGGTCAACCAACTACTCTTCCTTTTACTAGTTCATCTCCTCCTTCTGGG gGGCACATAGTTCCACCATCTACCAGGCGTACATCTGATAGATTTGTTAAGCCAGCAATTCCTCCAACTATAGTGAATACTGCCGGTCCTCAGTTAACAAATCCTACTACTAATACAACTGGATCACCTATGGATATTGctaaaacataa
- the LOC124432042 gene encoding coiled-coil domain-containing protein 6 isoform X2: protein MADRDSASESDSSSIDGGPIMMPPSPISREQLQKRIESLQQHNRVLKVELETYKLRVKALQEENRSLRQASVIIQAKAEQEEEFISNTLLKKIQALKKEKETLAHHYEQEEECLTNDLSRKLNQLRQEKCRLEQTLEQEQECLVNKLMRKIEKLEAETLAKQSNLEQLRREKVELENTLEQEQEALVNKLWKRMDKLEAEKRMLQIKLDQPVSDPTSPREINNGDTATNLSTHIQTLRSEVARLRHTLLISQQEHTEKMQRYVNEEKQIREENLRLQRKLQLEVERREALCRHLSESESSLEMEEERHYNEIVMSGGNIRNRTVSSPVPYNPSPSSSRPLSPGSASRENFNTNRCYACGQPTTLPFTSSSPPSGGHIVPPSTRRTSDRFVKPAIPPTIVNTAGPQLTNPTTNTTGSPMDIAKT from the exons ATGGCTGACCGTGATAGCGCATCCGAAAGCGACTCGAGTTCAATCGACGGTGGTCCGATTATGATGCCACCCTCTCCTATTTCTCGTGaacaattacaaaaaagaattgaatcgCTTCAACAACATAATCGTGTTCTTAAAGTAGAACTCGAAACGTATAAATTGCGAGTAAAGGCACTCCAGGAAGAGAATCGTAGCCTTCGTCAAGCTTCTGTCATTATA CAAGCTAAAGcggaacaagaagaagaatttataAGTAATACGTTGTTAAAAAAGATACAGGCGcttaagaaggagaaagaaacgtTAGCTCATCATtatgaacaagaagaagaatgttTAACAAATGATCTGTCCAGAAAATTGAATCAATTACGCCAAGAGAAATGTCGTTTAGAACAAACATtagaacaagaacaagaatGTCTTGTGAACAagttaatgagaaaaatagaaaaattggaGGCAGAAACTCTTGCGAAACAAAGCAATTTGGAACAGTTACGTAGAGAAAAGGTTGAGCTTGAAAATACACTTGAACAAGAGCAAGAAGCTTTGGTTAATAAATTATGGAAACGAATGGACAAGTTGGAAGCAGAGAAAAGAATGCTTCAAATAAAATTGGATCAACCTGTATCAGATCCAACTTCTCCAAGGGAAATTAATAATGGTGATACTGCGACTAATTTAAGTACACATATTCAAACATTAAGAAGTGAGGTTGCACGTTTAAGGCatactttattaatatcacaACAAGAAC ATACGGAAAAAATGCAACGTTATGTTAACGAAGAGAAACAAATACGCGAAGAAAATTTAAGACTgcaaagaaaattacaattaGAAGTAGAACGCCGAGAAGCTTTATGTAGACATTTGTCAGAGTCAGAatctag tttggaaatggaagaagaacGTCATTATAATGAAATCGTAATGTCGGGTGGAAATATAAGAAATCGCACGGTTTCTAGTCCCGTCCCGTATAATCCTTCGCCTAGTTCTTCTAGGCCACTCAGTCCAG GTTCAGCATCACGAGAAAATTTCAATACTAATCGGTGTTATGCGTGTGGTCAACCAACTACTCTTCCTTTTACTAGTTCATCTCCTCCTTCTGGG gGGCACATAGTTCCACCATCTACCAGGCGTACATCTGATAGATTTGTTAAGCCAGCAATTCCTCCAACTATAGTGAATACTGCCGGTCCTCAGTTAACAAATCCTACTACTAATACAACTGGATCACCTATGGATATTGctaaaacataa